The following is a genomic window from Episyrphus balteatus chromosome 1, idEpiBalt1.1, whole genome shotgun sequence.
AGTTCTAATGTATTTGTTGTCAATCTAAATGTTAGAACGTTGCAACTACAAATCTTACttgttgacattttaaattaacaatCTAAATGCTAATAGCTTAATAGCGTAGTTAATAATGTTTTAAGTCATTCAGATTCATCAGTCGACCATTCCATGTATGAAAGCGGTTTCTATAGCAGTTATACCTTCTACTAACttctgttttaattttctacaaattgataatatttgaaaaaaaaaaaaaaataataataatttctatttGATCTGACAACCATTTTTCTCATCACTTTAAGTCATGATTTTTAGTTTTGCACAATGTATTAGTACTTTTCCCATTCGTTGATGAGTCAATTAAAGTAGGTTTATTAATTGCTTATACTTGATATGTCTCTCGAAAGttgtatttataatatttatcaaTATTTTACATCAAGAGGTAGAACCTTAAAACTATAACAGCCACAGGCGAGCCACTTAACTCGTCTTACGGAACTGAGTGGCTGAAGTTACTGACTTTGTTTTCTCACTATTAAAcactaagaaaaaagaaagggACCTAGGAGGATGTCTTGTGGGACTCCGTCTGCTCAGTTTTGATCAATTTGTTCTATCTGCCCCAAGTATTGTTAAAGAATAAAGAAGCTTCAACTTCTTGTAATGTCGAAAATGGATAAAAATTCAACTACAGCCATTTTACAACAAATATTTGGTCCTACGAGCCGGATCTTCACTACATAAAGTAGATAAATATACAATAATAGTTCAGTCTGCAAAAAAGGACTTACTTACTTAAAGTACAAGCAGATGAAAAGTAAAAGATAAGTAGATAAGGCTAAAAAGATGAATACGTTTAAAAAGGAAGTCACAACAGCTCTGCAAAAATTCACTTACATAATATAATTTCTAAAACAAAGTATTACACTTTTTCAAGACTAATCATTATGTCTGTTTGTTAAAGTGTCATGCAAAAGTTGATAATTAAAAaggtttaaaacaaaaagaaatcaatttgtAGTTAATTGCTCAAAAATGTCAACCTTTTTTCTCTTGACGTCatacaattaaaatttattcttttttctcctAAACAAAACCGCACGCATAAAATCTTTTAATTCACATTTGAACAATTAAAAGACATTCATGACCCATTTAATAACCTTTGAAACATTTAACTTGTTTAACTTGCGTCATAGATCTTTTGTTCGTAATGAATTTAAATTCCGCTcgcaatatttcaatattttttctaattttctaattaattgcatttaaatagtaaaatttttaatctttaaCTTTAAACAACATGAATTCCTTTTACAGAAACGGAATTCCTGCACTTACCTCTGGACGATGAATACATGAAAATGTTCCTGAGACCCACACATTACTATCCAGAAAGTGCCCTCAAAAGACTCATCAATTTTTATCACATGAAACTGAAATATGGAGAAGTTTGTGATAATATCCTTCCATCTACAATCAGAAATGTCtttgaagaaaatattcttTCACTTTTGCCAAATAGGGATCAACATGGTAGAAGAATTCTTGTCATTGAAGCTGGAAGTAAGTTTATTTGAAGActtcttttttaaactttactaacattttttttctttatagaaaAATGGAAGCCATCAAAAGTGCCACTGGGTGATATGTTCAAGGGAATTCAATTAGCAGTCGTTGGTTCAATGGCAGAACCAAAATCACAAATTTGTGGAGCCGTTGTCATCATCGATATGGAAGGTCTGCCAGTTAGTCATGTGATGCAATTCACACCCTCTTTTGCTATTATGCTACTCGATTATGTTCAAGACTGCATTTGCATGAGACTCAAGGCTGTACACATTGTGAATAACTCGTACATTTTCAATATGTTATTTGCCATCTTTAAACCTTTTATTAGGGAGAAACTACGAAAGAGGGTAAGTCACTGCTGAATCAAGATTTTCAACAGCAAACTTATAAgagatttgtttcatttttagattttcttcCATGGAAAAGATTGGAAATCATTAGCTGGACATATTGATAGAGAATTCTTGCCAGCAAAATATGGAGGCACAACAACATGGGAAATTCCACCTGGTCATTTATTAGCTGATTtctttgaatgctacaaaaaggATTTTGAAAGTAAGTtttatcaattcttttttaaaaacttgctatc
Proteins encoded in this region:
- the LOC129921052 gene encoding alpha-tocopherol transfer protein-like, whose translation is MSPPEATSLKFDDNQLPYIDLGSVVIRLEKEDPPEWALEKARNELRETPEVVEKAILELRQLIQQTEFLHLPLDDEYMKMFLRPTHYYPESALKRLINFYHMKLKYGEVCDNILPSTIRNVFEENILSLLPNRDQHGRRILVIEAGKKWKPSKVPLGDMFKGIQLAVVGSMAEPKSQICGAVVIIDMEGLPVSHVMQFTPSFAIMLLDYVQDCICMRLKAVHIVNNSYIFNMLFAIFKPFIREKLRKRIFFHGKDWKSLAGHIDREFLPAKYGGTTTWEIPPGHLLADFFECYKKDFEMANAYGFTDGYKMKK